A DNA window from Flavisolibacter ginsenosidimutans contains the following coding sequences:
- a CDS encoding oxygenase MpaB family protein: protein MTAYVHPQSIVRKIWGKSDTILFIFAGAAAEFALNKAVDWLYFTGRIPNDPIGRLFSTVEYARHIVFASKEEAEATIDKITFIHGGVEKARGAKIPDWAYRDVLFMLIHYSIAAYELLERKLSADEKEDLYEVFLRIGRRMNVPDLPDTYKAWLPVREAHMQSDLARSRFTDDLFQQYKKHLGRLRYKALREAQVLVVPKRVSALLQFRKISLLYPLVPVYKLSRRLNLDAVIKWLLLPSAYKKQIEALDVLPS from the coding sequence ATGACAGCCTACGTTCATCCGCAATCCATCGTTCGAAAAATTTGGGGCAAGAGTGATACCATTCTTTTCATCTTTGCCGGCGCGGCGGCGGAGTTTGCGCTCAACAAGGCGGTTGACTGGCTTTATTTTACCGGCCGCATTCCGAACGATCCAATCGGTCGTTTATTCTCTACTGTTGAATACGCGAGGCATATTGTATTTGCATCAAAAGAAGAAGCCGAGGCAACGATTGACAAAATCACATTCATTCACGGCGGCGTTGAAAAAGCCCGTGGCGCAAAAATTCCCGACTGGGCTTACCGCGACGTGTTGTTCATGCTCATTCATTATTCCATCGCCGCGTACGAACTGCTCGAGCGAAAATTAAGCGCTGACGAAAAAGAAGATTTGTACGAAGTGTTTTTGCGTATCGGCCGCCGCATGAACGTTCCGGATTTACCGGACACCTATAAAGCGTGGCTTCCCGTACGCGAAGCGCACATGCAAAGCGATCTGGCAAGAAGCCGGTTTACGGACGATTTGTTTCAACAGTACAAAAAGCATTTGGGCCGGCTTCGTTACAAAGCCTTACGCGAAGCGCAGGTTTTGGTTGTTCCAAAACGCGTTTCGGCGTTGTTGCAATTCAGAAAAATTTCTCTACTTTACCCGCTTGTTCCGGTTTATAAATTAAGCCGCCGCTTAAATCTCGACGCTGTAATAAAGTGGCTACTTCTGCCGTCTGCTTACAAAAAGCAGATTGAAGCCCTTGATGTACTGCCTTCATGA